From the Platichthys flesus chromosome 6, fPlaFle2.1, whole genome shotgun sequence genome, one window contains:
- the gtf3c6 gene encoding general transcription factor 3C polypeptide 6 isoform X2, with amino-acid sequence MDDEWEEEEQLVVVELSGIISNDFLSKCRGTCKILDIDSDRPMMQVGQYVFAGEYEDALGTCVLFEEGPQKGQGDSAPELKYMCHTVKKLMMQRIFLTEKKEGETSTGSGDGDEQQDPTSQSNQGENVEQQGGSKEEMESINVDSAVG; translated from the exons ATGGACGATGAATGGGAAGAAGAG gAGCAACTTGTTGTGGTGGAGCTCTCCGGTATAATCAGTAACGACTTTCTGTCCAAGTGTCGAGGCACATGCAAGATACTG GACATTGACAGTGACAGGCCCATGATGCAGGTTGGACAGTATGTGTTCGCAGGAGAATATGAAG ACGCCTTGGGAACGTGTGTGCTGTTCGAGGAGGGACCACAGAAAG GACAAGGAGACAGTGCTCCAGAGCTCAAATACATGTGCCACACAGTGAAGAAGCTGATGATGCAACGAATCTTCCTcactgaaaagaaagagggTGAAACCAGCACAG GAAGTGGTGATGGTGACGAACAGCAAGATCCAACCTCTCAGTCCAATCAAGGAGAAAATGTGGAACAACAGGGGGGATCaaaagaagagatggagagcaTAAATGTAGACTCGGCTGTGGGTTGA
- the gtf3c6 gene encoding general transcription factor 3C polypeptide 6 isoform X1 → MDDEWEEEEQLVVVELSGIISNDFLSKCRGTCKILDIDSDRPMMQVGQYVFAGEYEDALGTCVLFEEGPQKGQGDSAPELKYMCHTVKKLMMQRIFLTEKKEGETSTAGSGDGDEQQDPTSQSNQGENVEQQGGSKEEMESINVDSAVG, encoded by the exons ATGGACGATGAATGGGAAGAAGAG gAGCAACTTGTTGTGGTGGAGCTCTCCGGTATAATCAGTAACGACTTTCTGTCCAAGTGTCGAGGCACATGCAAGATACTG GACATTGACAGTGACAGGCCCATGATGCAGGTTGGACAGTATGTGTTCGCAGGAGAATATGAAG ACGCCTTGGGAACGTGTGTGCTGTTCGAGGAGGGACCACAGAAAG GACAAGGAGACAGTGCTCCAGAGCTCAAATACATGTGCCACACAGTGAAGAAGCTGATGATGCAACGAATCTTCCTcactgaaaagaaagagggTGAAACCAGCACAG CAGGAAGTGGTGATGGTGACGAACAGCAAGATCCAACCTCTCAGTCCAATCAAGGAGAAAATGTGGAACAACAGGGGGGATCaaaagaagagatggagagcaTAAATGTAGACTCGGCTGTGGGTTGA
- the calub gene encoding calumenin-B, whose translation MHMMELRPLVMCFALCVVYATSKPTEKKERIHHDDPLSNREHDDAESFDYDHEAFLGQEEAKTFDQLTPEESKERLGMLVERIDEDKDGFVTAEEMKRWIKHAQKRWIYDDVDRQWKSHDLNGDEVVSWEEYKNATYGYILDDPDPDDGFSYRQMMARDERRFKMADQDNDLKANKEEFTAFLHPEEYDHMKDIVVLETMEDIDKNGDGLIDLDEYIGDMYNQEGDSSEPEWVKTEREQFSEFRDKNKDGKMDKEETRDWILPNDYDHAEAEAKHLVYESDADKDGVLTKAEIVDKYDLFVGSQATDFGEALTRHDEF comes from the exons ATGCACATGATGGAGCTCCGGCCACTTGTTATGTGCTTTGCTCTCTGTGTGGTTTACGCCACCAGCAAACCAACAGAGAAAAAGGAACGTATTCATCACGATGATCCCCTCAGTAACCGAGAGCATGATGACGCAGAGAGCTTTGACTATGACCATGAAGCGTTTCTCGGGCAGGAGGAGGCCAAGACTTTCGACCAGCTCACACCTGAGGAGAGCAAGGAGAGGCTCGG CATGTTGGTTGAACGTATAGACGAGGATAAGGATGGCTTCGTGACAGccgaggagatgaagagatggaTCAAACACGCCCAGAAGAGGTGGATCTATGATGATGTGGACCGACAGTGGAAGAGTCACGACCTCAACGGGGATGAAGTGGTGTCCTGGGAAGAGTACAAGAACGCCACCTACGGATACATTCTGG ATGACCCCGACCCCGATGATGGTTTCAGCTACAGGCAGATGATGGCTCGCGATGAGAGAAGATTTAAAATGGCTGACCAAGACAACGACTTGAAAGCCAACAAGGAGGAGTTCACAGCCTTCCTTCACCCGGAGGAGTATGACCACATGAAAGACATTGTAGTGCTG GAAACAATGGAAGACATCGATAAGAATGGAGATGGTTTAATTGATCTTGATGAGTACATCG GTGACATGTACAACCAGGAGGGAGACTCTTCAGAACCAGAGTGGgtgaagacagagagggagcagTTTTCTGAATttagagacaaaaacaaagacggGAAGATGGACAAGGAGGAGACCAGAGACTGGATCCTGCCCAATGACTACGATCATGCTGAGGCCGAGGCCAAACATCTCGTCTACGAGTCGGATGCAGACAAA gACGGCGTCCTGACTAAGGCAGAAATCGTGGATAAGTACGATCTGTTCGTGGGCAGCCAGGCCACCGACTTTGGAGAAGCTCTGACTCGACACGATGAGTTCTAa